AAGCGCGCTCCCTTCGTCTCCCTCACCCTCATGTCCCGCTGGAGAAACATCCTCGAACTCAATGTCCCTGTGGGCTCCTTCCTCCACAAATACCCTCATGTGTTCCACGTGTTCGTCCATCCTTTCAGGAGGAACACGTGCTGCAGGGTCacgaaaaagatgaaagagttGATCTTGCttgaaggggtggtggtgagGCTGCAGGAGATGGAGGCTGTGAAGAGGGTGAAGAAGCTGCTGATGATGTCTGTGAATGGCACTCTTCGTTTGCACGCTTTGAGGATGATCAGGAGGGAACTGGGTCTCCCTGAGGATTTCAGAGACTCCATCCTTGGGAAATTCAGTGGGGATTTTAAATTGGTTGGTTTGGAGGTTGTGGAATTGGTTGACTGGGATGCAGAATTGGGATTGGCTGAGGTTGAGAAATGGAGGGAGAGAGAGTACACAGAGAAGTGGTTGAGTGAGTTTGAGACCAAGTTTGCATTTCCCATTGGTTTCCCAACTGGGTTTAAGATTGAGAGAGGGTTTAGAGAGAGGTTGAAGAATTGGCAGAGGCTTTCATACACTAAGCCTTATGAACGGAAGGAGGTTGTTAGGGTGAGGACATGTGGTGGGATTGAACGGTATGAGAAGAGGGTTGTGGCTGTTCTTCATGAGCTATTGAGCTTGACTGTGGAGAAAATGGTTGAGGTTGATCAACTGGTTCATTTTCGTAGAGACTTAGGTATTGAAGTTAATGTGCGTGAATTGCTGCTAAGGCACCCTGGTATATTTTACATATCAACTAAAGGGAAGACTCTAATTGTTTTTCTTAGGGAAGCATATCGTAAAGGGGTTTTGATTGAACCGAATCCCGTGTATGAGGCACGTAGGAATATGTTGGATCTTGTTCTGTTAGGTTGTAGGAAAACCAGAAAATTGTTGGTTGGTGATGAGGCTAAGGAAGAGAGTAATGTTGTAGTATGTGAAAGGAATGAGGAAGGTGAAAGACAAGGAGATTGGGTGATTCCTTTCTTGGAGAACTGTGAGGAGAGTAGATCCCCTTGATGCTGTGTGTAAAGGTAGCAGATGTAGGATATTTGAAGAGATTATGAAAATGGTTTCAGGATTTTGGAGTTCATTGCCTTCGGCTTCTATTTCCTTGAGCAGTGTTTCATTTGCATTCTACTGATCTCGATCGATTTTTCATGTGGTAGCTAGATGAAACATACTACAATGGTTGACAAATAAGCACCTTTATGTTAAATACGTGCAATATCTTTACTCCATGTGTTGTCTTTGGTTGCTATACTAACTCAAACTTGTAGAATTAAAGGATTATAAATTAATGTTCAGTTGTCTTTCCTGTTGTATTTGTTATAGGAAATTACTTCtatttacttaatatttattaagtcATTGCTTTCGACtccaaatggaaaatgaagACTGAGAAGATTATTAGGAGGTGGGGTGGAAGAGATGTAGGCATCGAGAAATCTGAAGTCTAAGTAGTGCAATGTTACTGCtatttaccttcaaattaaaagcaaacaTGGTTAGACCGGCTATGTCATTTGCTCAAGACTggtataaatttattaacagaGCCGACAGACTGCTACACTACTGTCACACAGACTGATAGAGTCCTTAAGATGATATATGCTTGCAAGTTGCAATATGTTATGCTCTGAAATCAACAAGAACTGGTCTGGTTGACGCCATACTTTCTGCCCCTGTCTTAGaagtaaattgattttttttttttaattttgtttctgaaATTTATCTCTTGCCTTTGGCATTTTGGGTCTATCCTCATTGCTAATGTTATCAAGCTTTATTTGTCATTACTTTTTATATGGATTCTAAAAGGATTACTTTTTTGGTCAATCCTTAATTTACTTCTTGTAGCATTGCGTGCCTATGCTTTTCATTcatatatgttaattttgttaataaatttaatcttattttctaCAGCATGCAATAGATCAAGTGCAGTCACTGGACTTGAAGAGGACATTAGTCTTTACTTTTCTCGGTTTTGCTTTAATGGGTCCAACATTATATTTTTGGTAATTCCCTAAAACCTATGTTGGTATCTCTGAAAGTAAACTCTTTGTATAGCCTAATAAGTATGAATTTGTGACCGTATTTTACATAATATAATGACACAACCCAACAACAGTAGCAATAAGAGCAATATGTTGTTAGGTCCTTGGTTTaggtttttttaataatgttgataatatttattcattaccTAATGAATATTATTAGAAGAATCATGAAGATTGATTTCTAATATTTGTGGGCTCTATCTTTAGGAAATTTTCTGCCATGGTCACATGAGTTTGGATGAAGGCTGAACGATTTGTCAAGTCTGTCTCATTCCATTGCTCTTCCTGACATTTTTTTTAGGTATTTGTATCTTGAGTAAATTGGTGAGCATCAGGTACATTTTTCCGGCTTGTACTAGGATATTTCTATTGGTCCTCCAATACACTCCCTGTCGCCACATTGtgtcattattaattaattttgtgctTCTGTGTGATAGTTTAGTTTTGAATGTTATGAAATATTTTCATAGTTCTTATTTTCTCCCATATTCATTGGAGATTTTTTTACCTACATTGGTGACACTTGAGGGAAATCCATCACAAGCTGTAATGTACCCAAGCTAAAACAGGTGTGTTTAAGTTACTCGCTTTTTTTAAAACGTATTCAAAGAGTGGTTATCAATGTTGTCATGTTTATTAGTGTATATTCATCTACCAATTTCATTTTGTAGGAGTGGTTCTCTACAGTTCAAGCAAACTGGAAGTTGTGGATACCTTTTCAATTTCTCAACACAACAATTTCAGGTTAGACTGGTAGACTCATGCACACACTGGGGATTTTACTTCAACATAAATCTATTCACCACTCTGATACATGTTGGCATTTTAATATTGAAGATCAATGTCTAATTTGACTTCACCAAtgcttaattttctttcttgaaatTCATTTAAACGAACTAGGATTTTATTCAGTCGATTGCTCCTCGTGGAAATTCATAGTTCTTGAAAAAAGAATTTTCTATTGATCTTTCAATAGATACTCTCTCATACTACCTTTTAATCCTTTTTTAGCTGAACAGCAACGGAAAAATGAACATAGTAAAGGAACTTTTTATTAACATTTCCATCTTCATCTTGCAACATGTTTGGATCTCTGGGATGCATCTTTTTGGTCCCTTGTTTTCAAGTATTATATCATACGAAAATCGGGTGCCGTTTGGCTTTCTTAGTCGGTTGACAAGGCTACCCAGTTGTTTGCAGTTCATTGTTCCATCTTTTTTATGTAAAGCAAACATTTACATTCACACGCATATACTCTTTACTCACAGTTGATCTTTAATTACATTGAGAAGTTCTCAAATGCCTAAAATCAGTAGAATGGAACTATCTTTGGTTATGCTTGCTGACATTTCAGATGGATATTTTTCAACTTACCCTACCAGATTGTATTTGATGTTGATAGTACTCCTAATGTTTTCTTCAATGTTCTTATATTTGTTTCtccattttatttaatgttattgttGAGTTTAAAGTAAATGGACATAATTTCAGGTCCTTGCTGCTAATGTTATTGCTTTGGCTTGGATGTCATTCTCTCATTTAAGGCACACAAAGAGGTTCTTCCAAAATAGGTAAGCTTTATGTTCCTTGAATGCACAAGACCTCATTTTTAGTAACTAGCCTTTTGACCTTAGGAATTGAAATATACACCAACCTGAGGCAAGAAGAAATTCCTAGGATCTTTCCTATGAATAGCTTCATCATTAAGTACTTGTAAAGGTGGTCTTTCTGtgattaaaagtgaaaatacaATATTCTTCAAATGACCATTGGCAATTATAAAGTTACTCGTTACTATAATATCTAACAGTTCACCTTCAACAAAGAATTATTAGGACACTTGGAAGAAAAATAGAATAGTTATGCTGAGTGATTCAATATGTATTGCCTAACAAAAACCATCTTGTAATAGGGTGATGTACAAAATCCTATTATTATAGATTAGAGCTGGAAAAAAAACTAATCTGTACTAAACTATAGTTAATTGTACTGTATGatactaaaaaaaactaatccatttttattagaaagttaAATATActgttttttagtttagt
This sequence is a window from Vigna angularis cultivar LongXiaoDou No.4 chromosome 2, ASM1680809v1, whole genome shotgun sequence. Protein-coding genes within it:
- the LOC108329338 gene encoding protein ROOT PRIMORDIUM DEFECTIVE 1 is translated as MNFLHSPKHRFLSPFTLFIQRRWKKPTVSAQTRLEDRVRDPHFDKLMAHLKRLYLVLEIHHLMSTRKRAPFVSLTLMSRWRNILELNVPVGSFLHKYPHVFHVFVHPFRRNTCCRVTKKMKELILLEGVVVRLQEMEAVKRVKKLLMMSVNGTLRLHALRMIRRELGLPEDFRDSILGKFSGDFKLVGLEVVELVDWDAELGLAEVEKWREREYTEKWLSEFETKFAFPIGFPTGFKIERGFRERLKNWQRLSYTKPYERKEVVRVRTCGGIERYEKRVVAVLHELLSLTVEKMVEVDQLVHFRRDLGIEVNVRELLLRHPGIFYISTKGKTLIVFLREAYRKGVLIEPNPVYEARRNMLDLVLLGCRKTRKLLVGDEAKEESNVVVCERNEEGERQGDWVIPFLENCEESRSP